Proteins co-encoded in one Streptococcus parauberis NCFD 2020 genomic window:
- the gloA2 gene encoding SMU1112c/YaeR family gloxylase I-like metalloprotein, translating into MKLTAIHHVAIIVSDYDKSKDFYVNKLGFEIIRENHRPERHDYKLDLKCGDIELEIFGNSKSDPEFTAPPKRVGRPEFDREACGLRHLAFYVKDIESYIEELKVLAIPVEELRYDDYTGKKMTFFFDPDGLPLELHE; encoded by the coding sequence ATGAAATTAACTGCTATTCATCATGTGGCCATTATTGTTTCTGATTATGATAAATCTAAAGACTTTTATGTTAATAAGCTTGGTTTTGAGATTATCAGAGAAAATCATCGTCCTGAGCGTCATGATTATAAATTGGACTTGAAATGTGGTGACATTGAATTAGAGATTTTTGGTAATTCAAAATCAGATCCTGAATTCACGGCGCCACCAAAACGAGTTGGTCGTCCGGAATTTGACCGCGAAGCCTGTGGCCTTAGACATTTAGCCTTTTATGTGAAAGATATTGAATCATATATAGAAGAGTTGAAAGTGCTAGCCATTCCTGTAGAGGAGCTACGTTATGATGACTATACTGGCAAGAAAATGACCTTTTTCTTTGATCCAGATGGCTTACCACTGGAATTACATGAATAA
- a CDS encoding class A sortase, with translation MKNNYKSSLGNRVRIIIATILMIVGLGLLFNKPIRNTIIAWNSNKYQVSHVSKKTIKKNKKAKVSFKFEDVKAVDTQAVIQAQMAAQKLPVIGGIAVPDVSINLPIFKGLGNVEILYGAGTMKEGQVMGGDNNYSLSSHHVFGMAGSSKMLFSPLENAKIGMPIYVTDKEKIYRYDIKSVDHVTPDRVDVIEDTLGVKDITLITCTDAEAKERIVVKGILKEQMNYKNASKKVLGYFSKSYNQIAIE, from the coding sequence ATGAAAAATAATTATAAATCAAGTCTTGGAAATCGAGTACGAATAATTATAGCTACTATTTTAATGATAGTTGGATTGGGATTATTATTTAATAAGCCAATTCGTAATACTATAATTGCTTGGAATTCAAATAAATACCAAGTTAGTCATGTTAGTAAAAAGACGATCAAGAAAAATAAAAAAGCTAAAGTAAGTTTTAAATTTGAAGATGTAAAAGCTGTAGATACACAAGCAGTTATTCAAGCTCAGATGGCGGCTCAGAAACTTCCTGTAATTGGTGGTATTGCAGTACCAGATGTCAGTATTAACCTACCGATTTTTAAAGGCCTAGGAAATGTGGAAATACTCTACGGAGCTGGTACCATGAAAGAGGGCCAAGTCATGGGTGGCGATAATAATTACTCTCTTTCAAGTCATCATGTTTTCGGTATGGCAGGTTCTTCAAAAATGTTGTTTTCTCCACTGGAAAACGCAAAAATTGGGATGCCTATCTATGTAACAGACAAAGAGAAAATTTATCGTTATGATATAAAATCAGTAGATCATGTGACACCTGATCGTGTTGATGTAATTGAAGATACTCTAGGGGTCAAAGATATTACTTTAATTACTTGTACTGATGCAGAAGCTAAAGAGAGGATTGTAGTTAAAGGTATACTAAAAGAACAGATGAATTATAAAAATGCTTCCAAAAAAGTTCTTGGATACTTTAGTAAATCTTATAATCAAATAGCTATCGAATAA